AGGACCAAATGCTGGACACACCCTAGAATTTGACGGAATCAAACACGTACTTAGAACGATTCCTTCAGGAATTTTCCACAAAACTGCAGTAAACATCATTGGAAACGGAGTTGTTATTGACCCAGTAGTTTTTCAAAAAGAAATTGAAGGTTTAGAAAAATTCAATATTGACATTAAGAGCAAATTGATTATTTCTAGAAAAGCCCATTTAATCTTACCAACGCACCGTTTGTTAGATGCTGCATCTGAAACAGCCAAAGGAAAAGCTAAAATTGGTTCGACTTTAAAAGGTATTGGACCAACCTATATGGACAAAACCGGTAGAAACGGAATTCGTGTTGGTGATATTGAATTAGCCGATTTTAAAGATCGTTACCGTGCTTTGGCAGACAAACACGAAGAAATGATCAAATTCTACGATGTAGCTATTCAATACAACTTAGCCGAAATGGAAAAAGAATTCTTTGAAGCAATTGAAGAATTGAAAACGCTAGATTTTATAGATAGTGAAGAATACCTTCACCAAGCGCAAAAAGCAGGAAAATCAATCTTATGTGAAGGCGCTCAAGGTTCGTTGTTAGACGTAGACTTTGGAACCTATCCATTTGTAACTTCTTCTAATACTACTGCAGCAGGAGCTTGCACAGGTTTAGGAATTGCACCTAACAAAATCAAAGAGGTTTACGGAATTTTTAAAGCCTATGTTACTCGTGTTGGAAGTGGACCATTTCCAACCGAACTTTTTGACGAAGATGGTGCTACCATGGCTAAGATAGGAAATGAATTTGGTTCTGTAACTGGAAGACAAAGACGTTGTGGATGGTTGGATTTAGTGGCTTTAAAATATGCCATTCAAGTCAACGGAGTTACACAATTAATGATGATGAAAGGCGATGTGCTATCTGGATTCAAAACCTTAAAAGTGTGTACTGAG
This sequence is a window from Flavobacterium ammoniigenes. Protein-coding genes within it:
- a CDS encoding adenylosuccinate synthase; translation: MTIDLLLGLQWGDEGKGKIVDVLTSKYDIIARFQGGPNAGHTLEFDGIKHVLRTIPSGIFHKTAVNIIGNGVVIDPVVFQKEIEGLEKFNIDIKSKLIISRKAHLILPTHRLLDAASETAKGKAKIGSTLKGIGPTYMDKTGRNGIRVGDIELADFKDRYRALADKHEEMIKFYDVAIQYNLAEMEKEFFEAIEELKTLDFIDSEEYLHQAQKAGKSILCEGAQGSLLDVDFGTYPFVTSSNTTAAGACTGLGIAPNKIKEVYGIFKAYVTRVGSGPFPTELFDEDGATMAKIGNEFGSVTGRQRRCGWLDLVALKYAIQVNGVTQLMMMKGDVLSGFKTLKVCTEYNYKGQKISHFPYNIEEENVTPIYKEFKGWEADLTGMTTYDELPKELKEYIEFIEKEVEVPIKIVSVGPDRKQTILK